In Bacteroidota bacterium, one genomic interval encodes:
- a CDS encoding Ig-like domain-containing protein, translated as MSKNTIVLAICSLFIFEQCKSKKDTESPVVSISNPQEGANYTKGQNLNLKINFTDNDELHHVVWSIQGKQNNVIVSQYDMHVDNSSWSIDTNIMITDSINTDYLLSTETEDHSENLTKKTVSFSIK; from the coding sequence ATGTCGAAAAACACCATTGTTCTAGCTATTTGCTCACTCTTTATTTTTGAGCAATGCAAATCGAAAAAAGATACCGAGAGTCCTGTAGTATCTATATCAAACCCACAAGAAGGTGCCAATTATACCAAAGGCCAGAATCTAAATCTTAAAATAAACTTTACTGATAATGACGAATTGCACCATGTGGTGTGGAGCATACAAGGCAAACAGAACAATGTGATAGTAAGCCAATATGATATGCATGTGGACAATAGCAGTTGGAGCATTGACACCAATATTATGATAACAGATTCAATAAATACTGATTATTTACTAAGTACTGAAACGGAAGATCATTCAGAAAATTTGACCAAGAAAACTGTATCGTTTAGTATTAAATAA
- a CDS encoding ABC transporter permease has protein sequence MHKILLIIRREYLTRVKKRSFIIMTILGPVLIGALYGVMIYLAVNSGIGEKTKTIAVHDEQGFFKDKLLNDDKNVFVFSDENIDTLKSQVLYKKYDALIIIPKTDSITYIKDIDFVAEQQPGVAIINKLEDKFEEIITNIKMKNMNLNQAQIKATRTSIAVYPKLVSETGTEDASTGSSFIGAMVLTYIIFLFIMLYGIQVMRGVIEEKTNRIVEIVISSVKPFQLMMGKIIGIACVALTQFAIWIVLTITVTGVMKSYLVSNVDMNQVEQVMKKNAHVPADEYEKAEQMQSFMKFEKAVSTLNFPLILFCFVFYFITGYLLYASLYAAIGSAVDSETDTQQFMLPVNLPLIFSFFIAFSSVMNDPNGSLAFWASIIPFSSPIVMMARVSFMQSFNWEIALSMGVMLVSFVCIVWFAARIYRVGILMYGKKPTFKELGKWVFYK, from the coding sequence ATGCACAAAATACTCCTCATCATCAGACGTGAATACCTGACCCGCGTAAAAAAACGTTCTTTCATTATTATGACCATTCTAGGCCCAGTGCTTATTGGTGCTCTATATGGTGTAATGATTTATTTAGCCGTCAATTCGGGAATAGGTGAGAAAACCAAAACCATTGCTGTGCATGATGAGCAAGGTTTTTTCAAAGATAAACTCCTCAATGATGACAAAAATGTATTCGTTTTTTCTGATGAAAACATTGACACCTTAAAAAGCCAAGTATTATATAAAAAATACGATGCCCTCATCATCATACCAAAAACTGATTCTATAACTTATATCAAAGATATTGACTTTGTAGCCGAGCAACAACCAGGAGTCGCCATTATTAATAAACTGGAAGACAAGTTTGAGGAAATCATCACCAATATCAAGATGAAGAATATGAACCTTAATCAAGCTCAGATTAAGGCAACCCGCACCAGCATTGCAGTTTACCCCAAGTTGGTTAGCGAGACGGGAACGGAGGATGCAAGTACAGGCAGCTCATTTATAGGAGCTATGGTACTCACTTATATTATATTTTTGTTCATTATGCTATATGGCATACAGGTGATGCGTGGTGTGATAGAGGAAAAAACCAACCGAATTGTAGAAATTGTAATAAGCAGTGTAAAGCCTTTTCAATTAATGATGGGGAAAATCATTGGGATTGCTTGTGTGGCTCTTACCCAGTTTGCTATATGGATTGTGCTCACCATCACCGTTACGGGCGTTATGAAAAGCTACTTAGTTAGCAATGTGGATATGAACCAAGTGGAGCAAGTAATGAAGAAGAATGCCCATGTGCCTGCTGATGAATATGAAAAAGCTGAACAGATGCAAAGCTTCATGAAATTTGAGAAAGCCGTATCTACGCTCAATTTCCCTTTAATACTTTTCTGTTTTGTATTTTATTTTATCACAGGATATTTATTATACGCATCGCTCTATGCCGCCATTGGCTCCGCAGTAGATTCAGAGACAGATACGCAGCAGTTTATGCTGCCTGTAAATCTGCCACTCATCTTCTCCTTCTTCATAGCTTTTAGTTCGGTAATGAACGACCCCAATGGCAGTTTGGCTTTTTGGGCATCTATTATACCTTTCTCCTCTCCTATTGTTATGATGGCCCGCGTATCGTTTATGCAATCGTTCAACTGGGAAATAGCACTTTCTATGGGTGTAATGTTGGTTTCCTTTGTTTGTATTGTATGGTTTGCCGCAAGAATTTATAGAGTTGGGATTTTGATGTATGGCAAAAAACCTACGTTTAAGGAATTAGGCAAATGGGTTTTTTATAAGTAG